The proteins below come from a single Danaus plexippus chromosome 9 unlocalized genomic scaffold, MEX_DaPlex mxdp_24, whole genome shotgun sequence genomic window:
- the LOC116767769 gene encoding LOW QUALITY PROTEIN: mucin-2 (The sequence of the model RefSeq protein was modified relative to this genomic sequence to represent the inferred CDS: inserted 1 base in 1 codon), which translates to MDRGRAAAALLALAACVACSSAAPTASDHTALDIHEGPTEGCYYNFQHYGEGDRIMTNEPCLNCTCHNRMLMCYLRVCPFTKAIGQDCTVEKRADQCCPIVTCPDVPVDLLTSTSTSSPAEYGPTGMGKLDKYGCSINGKYFPEGSKVPPSPNKPCEHCYCIRNMTTCVMQECTLHVDGCTPIYHKDVCCPVRYSCDHTEDEIPLLDDMTTTVRPTPGFLLTTTTMMPVTQMTQDCIHDEQIFPDGASIKTDKACEHCYCMKGDIVCVVQECGTPMENEGKNCTSLPPRHGQCCPDTYICEGDEPSLDITTEVANLTSAPPRRVGVEGSGYRNEPDELYTERGPFENEVEGSGDTSEADMPSKISPDPRDELLLSTTEKEVYLSQTTEADKGFNTIPDTISENEPIVTVDQDSYAPSTESTITDVKATADEKLEPSQDVTRMEEDEKFTTETSFHSHEIDEIIPTEISKQEETPTYIPESTTLKEETLENSATETTELKKETEQIPISTESVSLKDIVTTENIVISVTEKDTSEAETSSDSKIYKEPELTTNIVSSVTEQNEPNVEMSTLKEMNIVKDMTTVSDIKEIPETTSINPVDNEVDYIPARIPGEGDCLLNGITYGNNSAVPSTNNCHSGCRCVSSIIKCDPIICSPPPEYMENMNDCQTSYDTPDACCPTYVCNAKETSLPQSHSQTSVTESXKPAVADECNGSECNFNGEKQPTHTICESGNCESGSKQSDCGSNGCQDQPLPSQLPEDCFGEKCSVSPITPCEGENCETSAKTEEDINNVSPSKPICTNEHGCETTPTEEKCNEESCRRKESSETETNVPVECSGSDCQISNEQNVAVVELPNAPSTDRILNEKTTETIISELVTQNILTSEKEIISESSTELSPELPPTKTYPSESSSSKTTEETTEVPIKSVTDIESNMSTDVDMQNQMDILKEKTDKSETSPIDFEPTSSGATENIHILDEQSSTEKVSETKPTNVEEIEAVTESSLKDDTVINKDVSPQDYTTETVQTSTAQPTLLDTEQDETFTKLPKGKDDDIEQHVTQAPKEIEVKLTTEIEYQQSTTEKQEKVDILSQTTLIQESMTTELPEPSITVSDTGDVSKTMAGSEDDTTEHIQYDKTEKISSPGVDTTDSPMPSKTEQQATEIESVTSESSTVYDKDFTVKHDTYTELPQITITNLDTKVDSDSLQTTTLEESEKKDEELSTPSSVTKDSEQLATNTDLIHPEDEHSETKYQEYPSSTESELLKHEDRNEDLNKEVTEKQITETKHEIPSEPTQEDSGTTKLDISTEAIVEKDMEPIGDLQTISPITNKESTINLVKDAPVTESSHYDTSDSETESVDKYSESNTTPPDVSVIKETPVVPVVSEVSDNESYETDKNVIKLTSPSSDESSTIENTQYSDVEKGEEPTTSLPKEITEESYPTIDINSHTPIKTDDMKQESPEHQIPEKSADRDDEAMATITTTLPPVTNDVTYDVPSSQSPNDVTSDEVRVTSSSNKDEKDETEATITSSDEHVSEKTEHSVQESHRRHYRIAILPNNFSQFRGYSTVSRRQNEVHKTTNMPESDSSDIEKSVTTFNPLITEGEEVTEKIINTDMADQESSTEISKDEILDDKNIQPTTENSAEVQTEHDISLNGFTKDKELENEELLTSVNYMSSTQSKVTSQFDEATEISVTPKAEVESDQKEEKISTEEPKQSTQFENEDSIQDEHHTISSLSKEHSYTESPMEIDISHSNSDNEIDSNVGTTEPVKLKEEDLPIPQDVSSKETYTITDESQTVPTKLVSEEKVVTTEVAPTEQEKLSTYSEMDIKEGEKDTSEVTKSPEIMNVESDKYLTTESLQSADIHEKEAYPSKIPDVVEEQSTPRSDTDSVTKLVVPETFETTEKQYVTKSDDDEISKISEIPEQHGTSLSDIESVTQLIDTEPSSTEKQYETKLDQEDVPTISQVIEEQSTSRIDTEAITEPKYSDVPTTEKQSDQEEIHEILEPNEEQGTSQIGDDTSTKEDDIKSYTTEKQYDNKTEKEETEKIPVFVDEQSTPQSDIESATKFGEAERDTTEKQYVSETDHKYSEVTDEHTTSPNQIVTQSEDFVQITTEKEYVTSAKQEIPKIVEENEKQSTPQIDIEIVTKLEYPDLDSVTTEKTHEIKYDQEDVSKSPEIIEEHGTSHFDSDSVTKLEDNDAFTTEKQYITKSDLGETSVVIQEQSTEASRIGSETETKVEDIGASTTEKQDVTKIYIEDTPSDKAETNVYEKDIMETEKTTSLPVISIDTTVKSDMPAFDLHKPLEEVTEVSTKDESSTKGIPADVTVSTSVSENVEATTKLMMPDAVNVDNVENYNTERDSEVSSFTEEVVTVKESENKTPSKAETEEEITYSETTPYSVLLEEHTHSVLEDTSSDIVIEELPTTVRIEKQPERGDQIPDTYDNNDEYGHSTEKPIEQEVITQSYEKITSPDVETVTSADDVEISTIAEKVPPIADDQYGDKKYTSSIPEQKITTPIPTIKEEEQGTTVSSSSDKEFTTLRDIIYSSERPEITASPSKGEGDEDVSPSSTTKHHEDLTTHSPITEEKEKPFSSSPIPSSSEMPEIIDESHDEHSPELPPSGPGGYGTEPDYVEEDPAFGPGTCRYGGKVYVSAQQIPRDDPCDFCFCFRSDIICLQQSCPPPIHGCHEEPIQGFCCPRYECPVSMATTVNVTTTTTTTTTTLPPHFLPHAYKGAAQRRGCQIKGHSYKVGEVVRASSGPCLHCTCGGDGQMKCDPKACTPEPMLRQMIAAAVSAKRRR; encoded by the exons ATGGATCGGGGGCGCGCGGCGGCGGCGCTGTTAGCGCTGGCCGCGTGCGTCGCGTGCTCTTCAGCAG cacCGACGGCTAGCGACCACACTGCATTAGATATACACgaag GTCCAACGGAAGGATGTTACTACAACTTTCAGCACTACGGTGAAGGCGATCGAATAATGACGAACGAGCCCTGCCTCAACTGCACGTGTCACAATCGAATGTTAATGTGCTACCTCAGAGTGTGCCCATTTACAAAAGCAATTGGCCAGGATTGTACAGTGGAGAAGCGAGCTGATCAATGCTGTCCTATAGTGACATGCCCTGACG ttccAGTTGACCTACTCACTTCTACTTCGACATCTTCTCCTGCTGAATATGGACCAACTGGAATGGGAAAATTAGATAAATATGGCTGTAgtataaatggaaaatatttccCTGAAGGGTCAAAGGTTCCACCATCACCAAATAAGCCATGTGAACACTGCTACTGTATTCGCAATATGACAACTTGTGTCATGCAAGAATGTACACTTCACGTCGACGGTTGCACACCAATTTATCATAAGGACGTCTGTTGTCCAGTGCGATATTCCTGtg atcATACAGAAGACGAAATACCTCTTTTAGATGATATGACCACGACAGTTCGCCCAACACCTGGTTTCCTCTTGACAACCACAACAATGATGCCCGTCACACAAATGACACAAGATTGTATACACGATGAACAGATATTCCCAGATGGAGCTTCAATTAAAACCGATAAGGCTTGTGAACATTGTTACTGTATGAAAGGAGATATTGTATGTGTAGTACAAGAATGTGGAACACCTATGGAAAACGAAGGCAAGAATTGTACATCACTGCCACCCCGTCATGGTCAATGCTGTCcggatacatatatatgtgaaggTGATGAGCCCAGTTTAGATATAACCACAGAGGTAGCCAATTTGACATCCGCACCACCAAGAAGAGTTGGAGTTGAAGGTAGTGGTTATAGAAATGAACCTGATGAACTATATACAGAAAGAGGTCCTTTCGAAAATGAAGTTGAAGGTAGTGGAGATACATCTGAAGCAGACATGCCGTCTAAAATTTCTCCCGATCCAAGAGATGAATTATTATTGAGTACGACGGAAAAAGAAGTTTACCTCAGCCAGACTACAGAAGCAGATAAAGGATTTAACACAATACCTGATACTATTTCTGAAAATGAACCCATAGTGACTGTTGACCAAGATTCATATGCGCCATCAACAGAATCAACGATAACCGATGTTAAAGCAACCGCCGATGAAAAATTAGAACCGTCCCAGGATGTCACACGTATGGAGGAAGATGAAAAATTCACAACAGAAACTTCTTTCCATTCTCACGAAATTGACGAAATTATACCCACCGAAATTTCGAAACAAGAGGAAACTCCAACTTATATACCCGAATCAACAACACTGAAGGAGGAAACCTTAGAAAATTCAGCGACAGAGACTACAGAATTAAAGAAAGAAACTGAACAAATACCTATTTCTACGGAGAGTGTATCACTTAAAGATATTGTTACaacagaaaatattgtaatttccGTAACCGAAAAAGATACTTCTGAAGCAGAAACATCTTCAGATAGCAAAATCTACAAAGAACCTGAATTGACAACCAATATTGTCAGTAGTGTTACTGAACAAAATGAACCCAATGTGGAAATGTCAACATTGAAAGAAATGAATATTGTAAAAGATATGACCACAGTTAGTGACATCAAAGAAATTCCTGAAACAACTTCCATTAATCCTGTCGATAATGAAGTTGACTACATTCCGGCAAGAATTCCTGGAGAAGGTGACTGTTTGTTGAATGGCATAACTTACGGTAATAATTCAGCAGTTCCAAGTACAAATAATTGCCATTCAGGCTGCAGATGTGTAAGCAGTATTATTAAATGCGATCCAATCATATGTAGTCCTCCGCCAGAATATATGGAAAATATGAATGATTGCCAAACTAGTTACGATACGCCTGACGCATGCTGTCCTACTTATGTCTGCAACGCTAAAGAAACAAGCCTTCCACAATCCCACAGTCAAACATCTGTCACGGAAA TCAAACCCGCTGTCGCTGATGAATGTAATGGTAGTGAATGCAACTTTAATGGAGAGAAACAACCAACACATACTATCTGTGAATCAGGTAATTGTGAGAGTGGCTCTAAGCAAAGTGATTGCGGCTCTAATGGTTGCCAAGACCAACCACTGCCATCACAGCTCCCTGAAGATTGTTTCGGAGAAAAATGCTCTGTATCACCAATTACTCCATGTGAAGGAGAAAACTGTGAGACATCGGCTAAAACAGaagaagatataaataatgtttctcCCAGTAAACCTATATGTACTAATGAACATGGATGTGAAACAACACCGACGGAAGAGAAGTGCAATGAAGAATCTTGCAGACGGAAAGAAAGTTCTGAGACTGAAACAAATGTTCCAGTGGAATGTTCAGGTTCTGACTGTCAGATAAGTAATGAACAAAATGTAGCAGTTGTCGAATTACCAAATGCACCATCCACGGATAGAATACTCAATGAAAAAACCACAGAAACAATTATTAGTGAACTTgtaactcaaaatattttaacgtcagaaaaagaaataataagtgAATCATCTACAGAATTATCACCAGAATTACCACCAACGAAGACTTATCCATCAGAGTCATCCAGTTCAAAGACAACCGAAGAAACAACAGAAGTGCCAATAAAATCGGTCACGGATATTGAATCAAATATGTCTACCGATGTAGATATGCAAAATCAAATGGATATATTGAAGGAAAAGACTGATAAATCGGAGACATCTCCCATCGATTTCGAACCAACATCTAGTGGTGCAACTGAAAACATACACATTTTAGATGAACAATCTTCTACAGAAAAAGTAAGTGAAACGAAACCTACAAATGTGGAAGAAATAGAAGCTGTTACTGAAAGTAGTTTGAAGGATGATAcggttataaataaagatgtttCACCTCAAGATTATACAACAGAAACTGTACAAACAAGTACTGCACAGCCTACATTATTGGACACCGAACAAGATGAAACCTTTACTAAATTACCAAAAGGTAAGGATGATGATATCGAACAACATGTTACACAAGCCCCTAAAGAAATTGAAGTCAAATTAACAACGGAAATCGAATATCAGCAATCGACAAcagaaaaacaagaaaaagtGGATATATTATCACAAACAACTTTGATTCAAGAATCGATGACTACTGAATTACCTGAACCATCTATAACTGTAAGTGACACAGGAGATGTAAGTAAAACAATGGCGGGATCAGAAGATGATACAACGGAACATATTCAATACGATAAAACTGAAAAGATCTCATCCCCAGGCGTTGATACTACAGATTCGCCAATGCCATCAAAGACAGAACAACAAGCTACTGAAATAGAATCTGTTACCTCAGAATCAAGTACTGTCTACGACAAAGACTTTACCGTAAAACATGATACCTATACTGAATTACCACAAATCACAATAACCAATTTGGATACTAAAGTTGATTCTGATTCATTACAAACCACTACATTAGAAGAATCAGAAAAAAAAGATGAGGAACTTAGCACTCCTAGTTCAGTTACCAAAGACTCTGAACAATTGGCAACGAATACAGACCTAATACATCCAGAAGATGAGCATTCGGAGACTAAATATCAAGAATATCCTTCTTCAACAGAGagtgaattattaaaacatgaaGATAGAAATGAAGATTTGAACAAGGAAGTAACAGAAAAACAGATAACTGAAACAAAACATGAAATACCCTCAGAGCCAACACAAGAAGATAGTGGAACCACAAAACTTGATATATCCACCGAAGCAATTGTAGAAAAGGACATGGAGCCTATTGGAGACTTGCAAACAATCTCTCCAATTACTAATAAGGAATCAACGATAAATCTAGTTAAAGATGCTCCCGTCACAGAGTCTTCCCATTATGACACCTCTGATTCAGAAACTGAAAGCGTAGATAAATATTCAGAATCTAATACCACGCCTCCAGATGTTTCTGTAATAAAAGAAACTCCTGTAGTTCCTGTCGTGAGTGAAGTAAGTGATAACGAATCTTATGAAACtgacaaaaatgttataaaacttacatCCCCATCATCAGATGAATCATCTACTATTGAAAATACACAGTATTCCGACGTTGAAAAAGGTGAAGAACCAACAACTTCATTGCCAAAAGAAATAACAGAAGAAAGCTATCCAACTATAGATATAAACTCACACACCCCAATAAAAACAGATGATATGAAACAAGAATCTCCTGAACATCAAATACCCGAAAAATCCGCGGATAGAGATGATGAAGCAATGGCTACTATAACAACTACACTCCCACCAGTTACTAATGATGTAACTTATGATGTTCCTTCATCTCAGTCTCCAAATGATGTTACCAGCGACGAAGTAAGAGTAACCTCAAGTTCCAACAAGGATGAAAAAGATGAAACAGAAGCTACTATAACTAGCTCTGATGAACATGTATCCGAAAAAACAGAACATAGTGTACAAGAATCACATCGACGACAC TACAGAATTGCCATACTTCCAAACAACTTCAGTCAATTTAGAGGATATTCAACGGTATCGCGACGTCAGAATGAAGTTCACAAAACTACTAACATGCCAGAATCTGATTCAAGCGATATCGAAAAGTCTGTAACAACATTTAATCCTTTAATAACGGAAGGTGAAGAAGTTactgaaaaaataatcaatacgGACATGGCAGACCAAGAGTCTTCTACAGAAATTTCTAAGGACGAAATATTGgatgacaaaaatattcaaccaACTACAGAAAACTCTGCAGAAGTACAAACTGAACATGATATATCCCTAAATGGATTTACTAAAGATAAAGAATTAGAAAATGAAGAATTACTAACTTCTGTGAATTATATGTCTTCAACTCAATCTAAAGTAACCAGCCAATTTGATGAAGCGACAGAGATTTCAGTGACACCCAAAGCAGAAGTAGAAAGCGATCAGAAAGAGGAAAAAATTAGCACGGAGGAACCAAAACAATCTACCCAATTTGAGAATGAAGATTCTATCCAAGATGAACATCACACTATTTCTTCGCTTTCAAAAGAACATTCTTATACTGAATCACCCATGGAAATTGATATAAGTCATTCAAATTCAGATAATGAAATAGATAGTAACGTGGGAACTACCGAACCTGTAAAATTGAAAGAAGAAGATTTGCCAATACCTCAAGATGTATCGTCTAAAGAAACGTACACTATAACGGACGAAAGTCAAACAGTTCCTACAAAATTGGTATCGGAAGAAAAAGTCGTAACCACAGAAGTTGCTCCTACAGAACAAGAAAAGTTATCAACATATTCAGAAATGGATATAAAGGAAGGCGAAAAGGACACCAGTGAAGTAACAAAGAGTCCTGAAATTATGAACGTTGAATCAGACAAATATCTGACAACTGAATCGTTACAATCGGCTGATATTCACGAAAAAGAAGCATATCCATCCAAAATTCCAGATGTAGTAGAAGAACAAAGCACGCCTAGATCAGATACTGACAGTGTAACAAAACTGGTTGTACCCGAAACTTTCGAAACTACAGAAAAACAATACGTAACTAAATCTGATGACGATGAAATATCCAAAATCTCAGAAATCCCTGAGCAACATGGCACTTCACTAAGCGATATCGAAAGTGTAACTCAATTAATTGATACTGAACCTTCCAGTACGGAAAAGCAATACGAGACAAAGTTAGACCAGGAAGATGTTCCTACAATTTCACAAGTAATTGAAGAACAGAGTACTTCTCGCATTGATACAGAAGCGATAACAGAACCAAAGTATTCTGATGTTCCCACTACTGAAAAGCAGTCTGATCAGGAAGAAATTCATGAGATCCTGGAACCAAATGAAGAACAAGGTACTTCTCAGATTGGTGACGACACTTCAACAAAGGAAGACGACATCAAATCATACACAACTGAGAAACAATACGATAATAAGACAGAAAAAGAAGAAACTGAGAAGATCCCAGTATTTGTAGATGAACAAAGTACACCCCAAAGTGATATAGAAAGTGCAACCAAATTTGGTGAAGCTGAACGTGATACAACTGAGAAGCAATATGTATCTGAAACAGACCATAAATATTCTGAAGTAACGGATGAACACACAACATCTCCAAATCAAATTGTGACACAATCTGAAGATTTCGTTCAAATTACTACTGAAAAAGAATACGTCACATCAGCGAAACAAGAAATACCTAAGATTGTGGAAGAAAATGAAAAGCAAAGTACACCTCAAATTGATATTGAAATCGTAACAAAACTGGAATATCCTGATTTGGATTCTGTAACAACTGAAAAAACAcacgaaattaaatatgatcaaGAAGATGTATCTAAGTCTCCTGAAATAATTGAAGAACACGGCACTTCCCACTTTGATTCTGATAGTGTAACGAAACTTGAGGATAACGACGCTTTCACAACTGAAAAGCAATACATAACAAAATCTGATCTAGGGGAAACTTCTGTTGTAATTCAGGAACAAAGCACAGAAGCATCCCGAATTGGCTCTGAGACTGAGACTAAAGTTGAGGATATTGGAGCTTCTACTACTGAAAAACAAGacgtaacaaaaatttatattgaagacACTCCTTCTGATAAAGCAGAAACtaatgtttatgaaaaagATATTATGGAAACCGAAAAAACTACTTCCTTACCTGTTATAAGTATTGATACTACTGTAAAATCTGATATGCCAGCTTTCGATTTACATAAACCGTTAGAAGAAGTAACCGAAGTTTCAACAAAGGATGAGTCTTCAACTAAAGGTATTCCGGCAGATGTGACTGTAAGCACCTCAGTGTCAGAGAACGTTGAAGCTACAACTAAATTAATGATGCCTGATGCCGTCAATGTAGATAATGTAGAAAACTATAACACGGAACGAGATTCAGAAGTAAGTTCTTTCACAGAAGAGGTAGTAACTGTAAAGGAGTCTGAAAACAAAACACCAAGTAAAGCAGAAACGGAAGAAGAAATCACATATAGTGAAACAACACCATATTCTGTTTTACTAGAGGAACATACCCATTCGGTCCTAGAAGATACCTCATCTGATATTGTCATTGAAGAGTTACCAACTACTGTCAGAATCGAAAAACAACCAGAAAGGGGAGATCAAATTCCCGATACATATGACAATAACGACGAATATGGACACTCAACAGAAAAACCGATCGAACAAGAGGTTATTACACAATCTTATGAGAAAATAACTAGTCCGGATGTTGAAACAGTTACCAGTGCTGATGATGTAGAAATTTCAACAATCGCCGAAAAAGTACCACCAATAGCTGATGACCAATATggagacaaaaaatatacgtctTCTATAccagaacaaaaaataacaactcCAATACCAACTATTAAGGAGGAAGAACAAGGCACTACAGTTTCCTCATCTTCAGATAAGGAATTCACAACATTgagagatattatatatagttccGAAAGGCCTGAAATCACTGCAAGTCCATCTAAAGGTGAAGGTGATGAAGACGTATCGCCTTCTAGTACAACTAAACATCACGAAGATTTAACAACTCATTCACCAATAACCGAAGAAAAAGAAAAGCCTTTCAGCTCATCACCTATTCCAAGTTCTTCAGAAATGCCCGAAATAATTGATGAATCTCATGACGAACATTCACCTGAATTACCTCCAAGTGGACCAGGTGGTTATGGTACGGAACCAGACTATGTTGAAGAAGATCCAGCTTTTGGCCCTGGCACCTGTCGATACGGTGGAAAAGTATACGTGTCAGCACAGCAAATACCAAGGGATGATCCATGTGATTTCTGCTTTTGCTTTAGAAGCGATATCATTTGTCTCCAACAAAGCTGTCCTCCTCCTATTCATGGTTGTCATGAAGAACCAATACAAGGTTTCTGTTGTCCACGATACGAATGTCCTGTATCGATGGCAACTACAGTGAATGTAACAACAACTACTACCACAACGACTACAACTTTACCTCCTCACTTCCTCCCTCATGCCTATAAAGGAGCAGCTCAAAGAAGAGGATGTCAAATTAAAGGCCACAGTTACAAAGTAGGAGAAGTCGTCCGAGCATCATCAGGCCCCTGTTTACATTGCAC gTGCGGTGGAGACGGCCAAATGAAATGTGACCCTAAAGCTTGCACCCCTGAACCAATGTTAAGACAAATGATTGCTGCAGCCGTATCCGCTAAAAGGCGGAGGTGA